In the genome of Thermosphaera aggregans DSM 11486, one region contains:
- a CDS encoding P-loop NTPase produces the protein MSSDPRFHGAVKRLKQIPKVYMVLSSKGGVGKSIVSTLLSYYSSLKNTPTGLLDLDFTNPSTHIILGFRPEELSYREEKGLEPFKIGKLSYFSIISFTKDNPLVLKGEEVRNVMREVLSIVNWVGVQKLFIDTPPGLSDEQLEAIYNLKGLVKPIVVSTPHKLSIQSVSRLVRILRDAGVDEIILVENMGSGELKTFADSEGLKYAGYIPFVENIEECIGSISKLENCRIREYFEAILTKI, from the coding sequence TTGAGCTCGGACCCCCGTTTTCACGGCGCAGTTAAGAGGCTGAAGCAGATTCCAAAAGTCTACATGGTTTTGAGCAGTAAGGGGGGCGTTGGAAAATCGATCGTATCGACCCTGTTATCATACTACTCCTCGCTCAAGAACACCCCAACAGGGCTACTCGATCTCGATTTCACTAACCCTTCCACACATATCATACTTGGCTTCAGACCCGAGGAGTTATCTTACAGGGAAGAGAAGGGTCTGGAACCATTTAAGATCGGGAAACTCTCGTACTTCTCTATTATCTCTTTCACGAAGGATAACCCCTTGGTTCTGAAGGGTGAAGAGGTTAGGAATGTAATGAGAGAAGTCTTAAGCATAGTGAACTGGGTAGGTGTGCAAAAACTTTTCATAGACACTCCACCAGGTCTAAGCGATGAACAGTTGGAAGCTATTTACAATCTCAAAGGCTTGGTGAAACCTATAGTCGTGTCAACCCCCCATAAACTCTCAATTCAAAGCGTTTCGAGACTAGTGAGAATCCTCAGGGATGCCGGGGTCGACGAAATAATCCTTGTTGAAAACATGGGGAGCGGTGAGCTTAAAACATTCGCCGATAGCGAAGGTCTGAAATATGCAGGATACATTCCATTCGTAGAAAATATTGAGGAGTGTATTGGATCTATTTCAAAGCTAGAAAATTGTCGTATCCGAGAGTATTTCGAGGCAATTCTAACTAAAATATGA
- the hypA gene encoding hydrogenase nickel incorporation protein HypA, producing the protein MVHEWALAESIVLFLENNGFRKVKSLKIGLGILQSIDKEIFSFSLQELLREKGLSVEKLEIVDEGAELACHTCGFRWSLSPESMDEAIRESIHFVPESIHAFTKCPRCGSRDFSITQGRGVRIVEVLPG; encoded by the coding sequence GTGGTTCACGAATGGGCACTAGCGGAGTCGATAGTGTTGTTTCTTGAAAACAATGGTTTTCGAAAAGTAAAATCACTTAAAATAGGACTGGGAATACTTCAATCGATAGACAAGGAGATATTTTCCTTCAGCCTCCAAGAATTATTAAGGGAAAAAGGCTTGAGTGTGGAGAAACTGGAAATAGTCGATGAGGGCGCGGAGCTCGCATGTCACACCTGCGGCTTCAGGTGGAGTTTAAGCCCGGAGTCCATGGATGAGGCTATTAGAGAATCAATCCACTTTGTACCAGAGTCCATTCACGCCTTCACCAAATGCCCCAGGTGCGGTAGCAGAGATTTCTCGATAACTCAAGGAAGAGGCGTTAGAATAGTGGAGGTGTTACCGGGTTGA